A stretch of Lathyrus oleraceus cultivar Zhongwan6 chromosome 6, CAAS_Psat_ZW6_1.0, whole genome shotgun sequence DNA encodes these proteins:
- the LOC127095177 gene encoding secreted RxLR effector protein 161-like: protein MVDAKSIDTQMPTNGNLDRDGNDKDVDVQRYKGMIGSLLYLIASRYEIMFSVCMCARYLSTPKESHFKAVKHILRYLHGNFKYGLWFSKGRDCSLVGYSDSDFSDCKLDRKSTSGTRHILFNSLVSWHSKKKVYVPLSTVEAEYIVSGSCCAQILWLKQQLLEFHIKLQCILIMCGQSNQKSSATFSY from the coding sequence ATGGTAGATGCAAAATCAATTGACACTCAAATGCCTACAAATGGAAACTTGGACAGGGATGGAAACGATAAGGATGTTGACGTTCAAAGGTATAaaggtatgattggatcactttTATATCTTATTGCATCTAGGTATGAAATTATGTTTAGTGTATGCATGTGCGCTCGATATCTATCCACTCCTAAGGAATCACATTTTAAAGCTGTAAAGCATATCCTTAGATATCTTCATGGTAATTTTAAGTACGGGCTTTGGTTTTCCAAGGGTAGAGATTGTAGTTTGGTTGGTTACTCTGATTCTGATTTTTCCGATTGCAAATTGGATAGGAAGAGTACTAGTGGAACTCGCCACATCCTTTTTAACTCCTTagttagttggcatagcaagaagaaagtctatgttcctTTGTCAACTGTAGAGGCAGAATACATCGTAtccggtagttgttgtgctcaaattttaTGGCTCAAACAACAACTACTTGAATTTCATATTAAACTTCAATGTATTCTGATAATGTGCGGTCAATCTAACCAAAAATCCAGTGCTACATTCTCATACTAA